The Dehalogenimonas sp. 4OHTPN genome window below encodes:
- a CDS encoding single-stranded DNA-binding protein, giving the protein MVSLNKVMIIGNVGGDPEMRFTPSGHPVTSFRVAATRRWDSPDGERKEETEWFSVVAWNKLAEQCNQLLAKGRLVYVEGRLQTRTWDGQDGQKHYKTEVIASTVNLLDKKPAAADETSSAEPTGDITPEDIPF; this is encoded by the coding sequence ATGGTCAGTCTAAACAAGGTCATGATTATCGGTAATGTCGGCGGAGATCCGGAGATGCGGTTTACGCCTAGCGGACATCCGGTGACTTCGTTTCGCGTGGCTGCCACCAGGAGATGGGACTCCCCCGATGGGGAACGCAAAGAAGAAACCGAATGGTTCAGCGTGGTCGCCTGGAACAAGTTGGCTGAGCAGTGCAACCAGCTACTGGCAAAAGGTCGGTTGGTTTATGTCGAAGGCCGTTTGCAGACCCGAACCTGGGATGGTCAGGACGGTCAGAAGCATTATAAGACTGAGGTAATCGCTAGCACCGTCAACCTCTTGGATAAAAAGCCCGCCGCCGCCGACGAAACCAGCAGCGCC
- a CDS encoding DDE-type integrase/transposase/recombinase, with the protein MNDIVGYIKQRTGRTVTDAGVYKWVTEYTQIALNGVKDDRPNVGNTWVADETVVKIAGQKYWCVAVIDQESRFALATRISRSRTARDIQIAFERAKERAGKSPKVVLTDGYVAYPEMVGLVFGEKTSHMPSKPFEGKAGQDTNVVERWNSSLKEKHKVSRTFKSLKTANLNLQGWIFFYNYLRPHMSLEDKTPAEVSGLKSPFSNWRDVVDTKTQKIRVIIKPESVTYRKREKPISKPKTRRVTNHDRVVM; encoded by the coding sequence TTGAATGACATTGTGGGCTATATCAAACAACGGACAGGGCGGACTGTCACCGATGCTGGAGTTTACAAGTGGGTCACCGAATACACCCAAATCGCCTTGAACGGGGTCAAGGACGATAGGCCAAACGTGGGTAATACTTGGGTAGCCGATGAAACTGTGGTCAAGATTGCGGGTCAAAAGTACTGGTGCGTTGCTGTGATAGACCAGGAATCACGATTCGCTTTGGCAACCCGTATTTCCCGTAGCCGAACGGCAAGGGATATTCAAATTGCTTTTGAACGAGCAAAGGAACGGGCGGGCAAATCACCCAAAGTAGTCTTAACCGATGGCTATGTAGCCTACCCCGAAATGGTCGGCCTAGTATTTGGCGAAAAGACTAGTCATATGCCAAGCAAGCCGTTTGAGGGCAAGGCAGGGCAAGATACAAACGTCGTTGAGCGGTGGAACAGTTCGCTCAAGGAAAAGCACAAAGTAAGCCGTACGTTCAAAAGCCTAAAGACCGCCAATCTGAATCTTCAGGGCTGGATATTCTTTTACAACTATTTACGTCCCCATATGAGCCTTGAAGATAAGACCCCCGCCGAAGTATCAGGGCTAAAATCGCCGTTCAGCAATTGGCGGGACGTGGTAGACACCAAGACCCAGAAAATCAGGGTCATTATCAAGCCTGAAAGCGTGACCTATCGGAAACGGGAAAAGCCTATCAGCAAGCCGAAAACTAGGCGGGTAACTAATCATGATAGGGTGGTGATGTGA
- a CDS encoding endonuclease MutS2 yields the protein MHEKDLTLLEFPRIREIVSGYCSFSTSRALALELLPSAELDQIKLRLAESAEARRLLELEPGFSIHGLSDIAEPAHYAALGRVMEPKILAEIRKSLGLLRRLKSKLDETAASTPLLNQAASDIGDFAYLEKSLDKAISPEGSLLPHASERLSLIRLRLRTKRAEVMERLQDFIQSDNTRRYIQEPIITEREGRFAIPVKAEHKGEIKGIVHDVSNSGATVFVEPFATLDLGNEFKELEIEEMREIERILTELSAQLGALAPAIENSLYAAAKIDFALAKAQYAKRAGAREVEVYEPSATDPVMIRLDTARHPLLGAGAVPLSIELGKDFSILVITGPNTGGKTVALKMIGLLCLMTQAGLPVPAGDKTRLPVFRGIFADIGDEQSVQAALSTFSGHMSNIARILNNLKEKSLVLLDELGASTDPQEGSAIARAVLLHLLAKGVIGGATSHFTDLKVFAHVTPGMQNASFDFDPQTLAPTYHLTLGMPGGSNAIATAARFGIPAEVIGQAEAMLTEGTRQLEQLLAELQVEKKRLTDIEKSLEREKELLQKQNRALALELKTYREEKQAIIRQARDNVIEEVAALQKDLKQARNALERQKSEAALILARNVSEDVRERLKKGIWQATDSDKPDIDEGQIAAGDRVWLKEAEVEAVVLSQNERTGQVEVSSGPLRFKLGREGVTRLTGKSKDPRPAVQVFSSGRNARLELDLRGRRAEDVSPMLDEFLDDAASANLPEVRVIHGHGTGVLRSIVRELAARHPLVSSLSAAPRDQGGDGATMLRLK from the coding sequence GTGCATGAGAAAGATCTGACCCTCCTCGAATTCCCCCGCATCAGGGAAATCGTCTCCGGCTATTGTTCTTTCTCGACTTCCCGCGCCCTGGCTCTTGAACTGCTGCCGTCGGCGGAGCTTGATCAAATCAAGCTCCGCCTGGCCGAATCCGCGGAAGCGCGGCGTCTCCTGGAACTGGAACCTGGATTCTCCATTCATGGATTGTCCGACATAGCGGAACCAGCACATTATGCCGCGCTGGGACGGGTGATGGAGCCGAAAATCCTGGCAGAAATCCGTAAATCCCTCGGTCTGCTGCGCCGGTTGAAGAGCAAACTGGATGAGACAGCAGCTTCAACTCCGCTGTTGAACCAGGCCGCCTCCGACATCGGTGATTTTGCCTATCTGGAAAAGAGCCTGGACAAAGCCATTTCGCCTGAGGGCAGCCTGTTACCTCACGCTTCCGAAAGATTGAGCCTCATCCGGCTCCGATTGCGGACGAAACGGGCTGAGGTCATGGAACGCCTCCAGGATTTCATCCAGTCGGATAATACCCGCCGTTATATCCAGGAACCCATTATCACTGAGCGCGAAGGCCGCTTCGCCATCCCGGTCAAGGCGGAGCACAAAGGTGAAATTAAGGGTATCGTCCACGATGTTTCCAATTCAGGCGCCACAGTCTTCGTCGAACCTTTCGCCACGCTCGATCTCGGCAATGAATTCAAAGAACTTGAAATCGAGGAGATGCGGGAGATCGAGCGTATCCTGACCGAGCTCTCGGCTCAGCTGGGAGCACTGGCGCCTGCCATCGAAAATAGCCTTTACGCCGCAGCCAAAATCGATTTCGCGTTGGCTAAAGCCCAATACGCCAAGCGCGCCGGAGCCCGTGAGGTAGAGGTTTATGAGCCTTCGGCGACTGACCCGGTGATGATTCGGCTTGACACCGCCCGTCACCCGCTGCTGGGAGCCGGGGCGGTCCCATTATCCATCGAATTAGGCAAAGATTTCTCTATTTTAGTCATCACCGGCCCCAACACCGGCGGCAAAACGGTGGCGCTGAAGATGATTGGCCTGCTGTGCCTCATGACCCAGGCAGGGTTGCCTGTCCCGGCTGGGGATAAAACCAGACTGCCGGTTTTCAGGGGCATCTTTGCCGATATCGGCGATGAACAAAGCGTCCAGGCGGCGTTGTCTACCTTCTCCGGCCACATGAGCAATATCGCCCGGATCCTCAACAACCTGAAGGAAAAAAGTCTGGTACTACTCGATGAGCTCGGCGCCAGCACCGATCCCCAGGAAGGTTCAGCAATCGCAAGAGCGGTCCTGCTGCATCTTCTGGCCAAAGGAGTGATCGGCGGGGCGACGTCTCATTTTACCGACCTAAAAGTATTCGCCCACGTAACCCCAGGTATGCAAAACGCCTCGTTCGATTTCGACCCGCAAACGCTGGCTCCAACATACCATTTAACTCTCGGAATGCCCGGCGGCTCCAACGCCATCGCAACCGCCGCCAGATTCGGAATTCCAGCCGAGGTTATCGGGCAGGCCGAGGCGATGCTGACTGAAGGCACCCGGCAGCTGGAACAACTTCTGGCTGAACTGCAGGTTGAAAAAAAACGCCTGACCGATATTGAAAAATCCCTGGAACGTGAAAAGGAACTTCTCCAAAAGCAGAACCGGGCATTAGCGTTGGAACTGAAAACATATAGAGAAGAAAAACAGGCCATCATCCGGCAAGCCCGAGACAATGTCATAGAAGAAGTGGCAGCGCTTCAAAAAGACCTGAAGCAGGCCCGTAACGCCTTGGAGCGTCAGAAATCGGAAGCGGCTCTCATATTGGCGCGGAACGTGTCTGAGGACGTCAGGGAGCGGTTGAAAAAGGGCATCTGGCAGGCGACGGACTCCGATAAGCCGGACATAGACGAAGGTCAAATCGCCGCCGGCGACCGTGTCTGGTTGAAAGAAGCTGAGGTCGAAGCGGTGGTACTTTCACAGAATGAGAGAACCGGCCAGGTGGAAGTGTCTTCCGGCCCTTTGCGTTTTAAACTGGGCAGGGAAGGCGTCACCAGGTTGACCGGGAAATCAAAGGATCCCAGGCCGGCGGTCCAGGTCTTTTCTTCAGGCCGAAACGCCAGGCTGGAACTTGACCTCCGAGGCAGAAGGGCCGAAGACGTTTCACCTATGCTTGACGAATTCCTAGACGATGCCGCGTCCGCCAATCTCCCGGAAGTTCGTGTTATTCACGGGCACGGCACCGGGGTTTTGCGAAGCATTGTCCGTGAACTGGCAGCCAGGCATCCACTGGTGTCCTCGCTCTCCGCCGCCCCGCGTGATCAGGGCGGCGACGGGGCTACAATGCTGCGCCTGAAATAA
- a CDS encoding histidine kinase N-terminal 7TM domain-containing protein, giving the protein MPPVSPAFILTPYTIVYFLSFVICAIAGGAAWRRRKSAAGYWLSWLMAAASIWCFFGMLEVSATATDVKVLLSKLEYIGGLSVPVLFVIFALSYTGQQRWITRRNISLAFIIPVLTLILTATNEAHSLIWTSFEPGPAGSNLIYYIHGPWFWFSNIGYTSLCVLAGSLLVVRFAFNANKDFQPRTALVVIGAIVPWVMGFLYVFDINPLPAFDLTRVAFSFSGLLFLFAILRWRLLDIMPVAYNVVLDAIPDGMLIIDKHNRIVDFNRAAVMMIEASQPISLGLRLEALISEAPWFAAIAETISTPAGLCLKTPTGRHLEAGVTDLGGEHGSKGNRVIFLKDITEGKAAEQALTRSEELYRSLFENMLNGFSHCRIILEDDLPVDFVYLNVNHTFGELTGLKNVIGKRVTEVIPGIRQTNPELLEIYGRVAATGIPEAFETYLPVLDMWFDISVYSPEPGYFVAVFDVVTERKRFETQLKKAASDWETTFDSITDAIAIIDADHRIVRANRSFAALSGMSGGSLVGRHCYEIIHGTDKPIPGCPHICTLTECRQATAEFPEPALGRHVEVSTSPLLGSGGNCIGSVHIIKDITERKKIETTLQESESRLRSLYNNMAEGVALHHLIFDDSGHPVNYRIIDANLQLERILGIDREAILGKTATEAYGVQEAPYLSEYSEVALSGQPARLETYFPPLDRYFDISIAPWGQQGFATIFTDATERQRAWEAKSRLATIVEFSADAMIGRDLAGRITSWNKAAERIFGYSAEEMLGHTSELLMPDGDITSIDNVLGQIQRSGQSISFETLRNHKDGTVIDVAVTISPVNDTAGKVIGFSSIARDITESKKSAARIKRALEEKELLLKEIHHRVKNNMQVISSLLKMQSRFVSDEPTRQMLRESEERIKSMSLVYNKLYESADLAHINIRDYAQELVHNLSHAYSMSPGIVRISTEITEAAFDLDTAVPIGLIINELVTNSLKYAFPDGRRGEIIVSLKIENSRYSLSVKDNGIGLPEGFDARGGRSLGLRLVTALAEHQLGGKMTVKRDAGTEFSFVFEQGGPNHG; this is encoded by the coding sequence ATGCCGCCTGTTTCACCTGCGTTCATCCTTACTCCCTACACCATAGTATACTTCCTATCTTTTGTGATTTGCGCCATCGCCGGCGGGGCGGCCTGGCGACGCCGTAAATCAGCCGCCGGTTACTGGCTTTCATGGTTGATGGCCGCTGCTTCCATATGGTGTTTTTTCGGCATGTTGGAAGTGTCGGCAACAGCCACCGATGTGAAAGTTCTCCTTTCAAAACTGGAGTATATCGGCGGTTTAAGCGTGCCGGTGTTGTTCGTCATATTTGCGCTGTCTTACACCGGGCAGCAGCGCTGGATCACCAGACGAAATATCAGCCTGGCATTCATCATACCCGTCTTAACTCTTATATTGACCGCCACCAATGAAGCCCACAGCCTGATCTGGACGTCCTTCGAACCGGGTCCCGCGGGCTCAAATTTGATTTACTATATTCATGGACCCTGGTTCTGGTTCTCCAATATTGGCTACACAAGTCTGTGCGTTCTTGCCGGAAGCCTGCTCGTCGTCCGTTTCGCTTTTAATGCAAACAAGGATTTCCAACCGCGTACCGCTCTGGTGGTTATCGGCGCGATAGTGCCCTGGGTGATGGGTTTTCTTTACGTTTTCGACATTAATCCTCTGCCCGCCTTCGATCTGACCAGAGTCGCCTTCTCATTTTCCGGCCTGCTGTTTCTCTTCGCCATTTTACGGTGGCGCCTGCTGGATATCATGCCGGTTGCCTACAACGTTGTCCTGGACGCCATCCCTGACGGTATGCTGATAATCGACAAACACAACCGGATCGTTGATTTTAACCGGGCTGCCGTGATGATGATTGAGGCAAGCCAACCGATTTCGCTCGGCCTGCGACTGGAGGCTCTGATAAGCGAAGCGCCCTGGTTTGCTGCCATCGCCGAAACTATTTCAACTCCGGCCGGACTATGCCTCAAGACGCCCACTGGCCGTCATCTAGAAGCTGGGGTCACAGACCTGGGTGGCGAACATGGCTCCAAAGGAAATCGCGTGATCTTTCTAAAAGATATCACCGAAGGCAAAGCAGCGGAGCAAGCCCTGACCAGGAGTGAAGAGCTGTATCGCTCGCTATTCGAGAATATGTTGAACGGCTTTTCTCATTGCCGCATTATTCTGGAGGATGATTTACCAGTTGATTTTGTCTACCTTAACGTTAACCATACCTTTGGCGAGCTGACCGGGCTTAAGAATGTCATAGGAAAACGGGTCACCGAGGTAATTCCGGGTATACGCCAAACTAATCCGGAATTACTTGAGATTTACGGTAGAGTCGCCGCCACAGGCATTCCGGAAGCTTTTGAGACATATCTCCCAGTTCTCGATATGTGGTTTGATATCTCAGTGTATAGTCCGGAACCCGGATATTTCGTTGCCGTTTTTGATGTGGTTACCGAGCGGAAACGGTTCGAAACGCAGTTGAAAAAAGCCGCCTCAGATTGGGAAACTACATTTGATTCGATTACCGACGCAATCGCTATCATCGACGCCGACCATCGGATCGTCAGGGCAAACCGGTCTTTTGCCGCCTTATCCGGCATGTCCGGCGGCTCTTTGGTTGGCCGGCACTGCTATGAGATTATCCATGGCACTGATAAGCCGATACCCGGGTGCCCCCATATTTGCACTTTGACTGAGTGCCGCCAGGCCACGGCTGAATTTCCGGAACCGGCGCTCGGCCGCCATGTCGAGGTTTCGACATCGCCGCTCCTGGGAAGCGGCGGAAACTGCATCGGTTCAGTCCATATCATCAAAGACATCACCGAACGGAAAAAAATCGAAACCACGCTGCAGGAAAGCGAATCGCGCCTGCGGTCGCTGTATAACAATATGGCTGAGGGCGTCGCGCTTCACCACCTGATATTTGACGATTCCGGTCATCCGGTAAACTACCGGATCATCGATGCCAATCTCCAGTTAGAGAGAATACTGGGTATTGACCGCGAGGCAATATTGGGTAAAACAGCCACTGAAGCCTACGGGGTTCAAGAAGCGCCTTACCTTTCTGAATATTCCGAGGTAGCTCTCTCGGGGCAACCGGCACGTTTGGAAACCTACTTTCCGCCGCTTGACCGCTATTTTGATATTTCTATCGCTCCGTGGGGTCAACAGGGTTTCGCGACTATTTTTACCGACGCAACCGAACGGCAAAGAGCCTGGGAGGCGAAATCAAGGCTGGCAACCATCGTTGAGTTCTCCGCCGATGCCATGATCGGCCGAGATTTGGCAGGCCGGATAACCAGCTGGAACAAAGCCGCGGAGAGGATTTTTGGATACTCGGCGGAGGAAATGCTCGGCCATACCAGTGAACTGTTGATGCCGGATGGCGATATTACTTCGATTGATAACGTACTGGGGCAAATCCAGCGGTCAGGCCAGAGCATTTCATTTGAAACCTTGAGAAACCACAAGGATGGAACCGTCATTGATGTTGCCGTCACCATTTCCCCAGTCAACGACACTGCCGGGAAAGTCATCGGATTCTCCTCAATCGCCCGCGATATCACTGAAAGCAAGAAATCGGCCGCAAGAATCAAGCGGGCTTTAGAAGAAAAAGAACTTTTACTCAAGGAAATCCATCACCGCGTCAAGAATAATATGCAGGTGATCTCCAGTCTGCTTAAGATGCAAAGCCGTTTCGTCTCCGACGAACCCACACGCCAGATGCTGCGTGAGAGCGAAGAGCGGATCAAGAGCATGTCCCTCGTCTATAATAAGCTATATGAATCTGCCGACCTGGCGCACATCAATATCCGGGACTATGCTCAGGAACTTGTTCACAATCTAAGCCACGCTTACTCTATGTCGCCAGGTATAGTCAGGATATCCACGGAGATTACCGAAGCGGCTTTCGACCTTGATACCGCCGTGCCGATTGGATTGATCATCAATGAACTGGTTACAAATTCCTTGAAATACGCTTTCCCGGACGGCCGCCGGGGGGAAATTATAGTATCGCTGAAAATTGAGAACAGCCGCTATTCGCTTTCAGTCAAAGATAATGGGATCGGTCTGCCGGAAGGCTTCGACGCCCGCGGCGGCCGCTCGCTGGGCTTGAGATTGGTTACGGCGCTGGCCGAACATCAGCTTGGCGGTAAAATGACTGTTAAGAGGGACGCGGGCACCGAGTTCAGTTTCGTGTTTGAGCAGGGAGGACCCAATCATGGCTAA
- a CDS encoding S8 family peptidase gives MMKILKLTIMAVLALILSTPAAALAATQQYDGENFVGQDTILVAFRPGAAASDIAALHRQSEAHVADTIPGIGVHILSFSPGKAAGMLKVYQNNPNVLYAEYDSTAVADDVPNDPSFSSQWGLTKVNASQAWSVTTGSSAVVIAILDTGIDMNHPDLAGKIKGSINFSTSATESDVKGHGTHVAGIAAAITNNSLGVAGLGYNASLLNVKVLGDDGYGSYSGMAKGIIWAADNGASVINMSLSGASASSTLENAVNYAWNKGVIVVCSAGNNANSVPVYPGYYAQAFSVASTDSADRLSSFSNFGDWVDVAAPGSSVYSTLMSNGYGYKSGTSMAAPFVAGLAALLMASASDINGDGRINDEVRAIIVANCDAIGVNGIGAGRINAAKAAAAVPVPPLGEEPAPEPPPAPTPEPPTAPAPEQPVVKPMWVDGITFTVSGKNLVIKAKVVSEAGAVAGASVSMAITNGSQSWQFKGTTDSAGLVTFTLSKAVAGTYIASLTMVSADGYEWNALNGINLASLILAPPTNGKSNK, from the coding sequence ATGATGAAAATTCTAAAATTGACGATCATGGCGGTTTTGGCCTTGATCCTCTCAACACCCGCCGCCGCACTAGCCGCGACGCAGCAATACGATGGGGAAAACTTTGTCGGGCAGGACACAATCCTGGTAGCCTTCCGACCCGGCGCAGCGGCCTCCGACATCGCGGCGCTCCACCGCCAGTCCGAAGCTCATGTCGCCGACACTATCCCCGGCATCGGCGTCCATATCCTGTCCTTCAGCCCCGGCAAGGCCGCTGGTATGCTTAAGGTCTACCAGAACAATCCAAACGTCCTCTACGCCGAATATGATTCCACCGCCGTTGCCGACGATGTTCCCAACGATCCCTCGTTTTCCAGCCAGTGGGGTCTGACTAAGGTCAACGCTTCCCAGGCCTGGTCGGTGACCACCGGGTCGAGCGCTGTGGTTATCGCCATCCTGGATACTGGTATTGACATGAACCACCCGGACCTGGCTGGCAAGATCAAAGGCAGCATCAATTTCTCCACCAGCGCTACTGAATCAGACGTCAAGGGGCATGGCACCCATGTCGCCGGCATCGCAGCCGCCATCACCAACAACAGTCTGGGTGTTGCCGGTTTGGGCTACAATGCTTCGCTCCTTAATGTAAAAGTACTTGGCGATGACGGCTACGGCTCCTATTCCGGCATGGCCAAGGGGATCATCTGGGCGGCGGACAACGGCGCCAGTGTCATTAACATGAGCCTGTCCGGCGCTTCCGCCTCCTCGACTCTGGAAAACGCGGTCAATTATGCCTGGAATAAAGGGGTTATCGTCGTTTGTTCCGCTGGAAACAATGCTAATTCAGTACCGGTTTATCCCGGATATTACGCGCAGGCATTCTCGGTGGCCTCAACCGACAGCGCCGACCGTCTTTCTTCATTCTCAAACTTTGGTGATTGGGTGGATGTCGCCGCGCCAGGATCCAGCGTCTATTCCACACTAATGAGCAACGGCTACGGGTATAAAAGCGGGACATCTATGGCAGCTCCGTTCGTTGCTGGCTTAGCCGCGCTGTTAATGGCATCGGCTTCGGATATCAACGGCGATGGCAGAATAAACGATGAGGTTAGGGCAATAATCGTAGCAAATTGTGATGCAATCGGGGTTAACGGGATCGGCGCCGGCCGAATCAACGCCGCAAAAGCTGCCGCCGCTGTTCCCGTACCGCCGCTCGGAGAGGAACCAGCGCCTGAACCTCCACCGGCGCCCACTCCAGAACCGCCCACGGCGCCGGCTCCTGAACAGCCGGTGGTGAAGCCGATGTGGGTGGACGGAATAACCTTCACCGTCAGTGGGAAGAACCTGGTCATCAAAGCCAAGGTTGTTAGTGAAGCCGGTGCTGTTGCCGGGGCAAGTGTTTCGATGGCAATTACCAATGGAAGCCAGTCGTGGCAGTTCAAAGGCACAACTGATAGTGCCGGATTGGTGACTTTCACATTGTCCAAAGCTGTCGCCGGGACATATATAGCCAGTTTAACCATGGTCTCCGCGGATGGATATGAATGGAATGCTCTAAACGGCATAAACCTGGCGTCCCTCATTCTTGCGCCGCCGACTAACGGAAAAAGCAATAAGTGA
- the rpsF gene encoding 30S ribosomal protein S6 translates to MAVKEKKVQPVTELLRSRTEPVRNYELVVIYRPELVKEKLDAGLDHIAKLVAEKGGSIASTEPWGKRKLAYPIKHQTEGIYFLVKFSAVSSLTKKINNDLRLSEDVLRHLIICPGK, encoded by the coding sequence ATCGCTGTCAAAGAAAAGAAGGTCCAGCCGGTTACAGAGCTTTTACGCTCCAGGACTGAGCCGGTCCGCAATTACGAATTGGTAGTCATTTACCGTCCTGAATTGGTGAAAGAGAAGCTTGATGCCGGGCTGGATCACATCGCCAAGCTGGTGGCCGAAAAAGGCGGCTCTATCGCTTCAACCGAGCCGTGGGGCAAACGGAAACTAGCCTATCCCATCAAACACCAGACCGAGGGTATCTATTTCCTGGTGAAGTTCAGTGCCGTATCTTCTCTAACGAAGAAGATCAACAATGACCTTCGTCTTTCAGAAGACGTGCTGCGCCATTTGATTATTTGCCCTGGCAAGTAG